AGTGGCACTTCCTTATGCAAAAGTGGCTGAATTTTCAGCAAGGCTGGCGGATTTTAGCCGAGGTTCATTGCAATTGTTAGCGATTGAAGAATAATCCCCACCTCATTTTTACTATCACAGGAAGCGGCAGAGATGCATTTTCGCGCCATTACCCGAATTGTTGGACTATTGGTTATCTTATTCTCGGGGACGATGATCCTGCCCGGACTGGTAGCGCTGATCTATCGCGATGGGGCAGGACGAGCATTTACCCAGACGTTCTTCGTTGCGCTGGCGATTGGCTCTCTGCTGTGGTGGCCTAACCGTCGACAGAAAGGCGAATTAAAGTCGCGGGAAGGGTTTCTGATTGTCGTGCTTTTCTGGACAGTGCTGGGCAGCGTCGGGGCCTTGCCCTTTGTCTTCTCCGAACGCCCCAACCTGACCATCACCGATGCTTTCTTTGAGTCTTTCTCCGGTCTGACGACAACGGGCGCGACCACCCTGGTCGGGCTGGATTCATTACCCCACGGTATTCTCTTTTACCGTCAGATGCTGCAATGGTTCGGCGGGATGGGGATCATCGTCCTGGCAGTGGCTATTCTGCCTATCCTCGGCGTTGGGGGAATGCAGCTTTACCGGGCTGAAATGCCGGGGCCATTGAAAGATAACAAAATGCGTCCGCGCATTGCCGAGACGGCAAAAACGCTGTGGCTGATCTACGTTCTGCTGACCGTCGCCTGCGCGCTGGCACTGTGGTTTGCCGGTATGCCCGCATTTGATGCCATCGGGCACAGCTTCTCGACGATCGCGATTGGCGGCTTCTCAACGCATGACGCGAGTATCGGTTATTTCGATAGTCCCACTATAAATACTATTATTGCTATCTTTCTGCTGATCTCTGGCTGTAACTATGGGCTGCACTTTTCTCTGCTAAGCGGGCGTAACCTTAAAGTCTACTGGCGCGATCCGGAATTCCGCATGTTTATTGGCGTTCAACTGACGCTGGTGGTGATTTGCACGTTAGTACTCTGGTTTCATGATGTCTATAACGCGGCAATAACCACGCTTAACCAGGCTTTTTTCCAGGTGGTGTCCATGGCCACGACAGCCGGATTTACGACTGATAGCATCGCGCGCTGGCCGTTGTTCCTGCCGGTATTGCTGCTTTGTTCTGCTTTTATTGGCGGCTGTGCGGGGTCAACCGGCGGCGGGCTGAAAGTTATTCGTATCCTGCTGCTGTTCAAACAAGGCAACCGGGAACTGAAACGTCTGATCCATCCCAATGCGGTTTATAGTATTAAGCTAGGTAACAGAGCGCTGCCTGAACGGATACTTGAAGCGGTATGGGGATTTTTCTCGGCCTATGCGCTGGTATTCATTGTCAGTATGCTGGCTATCATTGCGACCGGCGTTGATGATTTCTCTGCCTTTGCATCGGTTGTCGCTACACTCAATAACCTTGGACCGGGTCTTGGCGTGGTGGCAGATAACTTTGCCAGCATGAATCCGGTCGCGAAATGGATACTGATTGCCAACATGCTGTTTGGCCGACTTGAAGTCTTTACGCTATTGGTTCTTTTTACCCCGACATTCTGGCGTGATTAACTGGAGTACGTTTTGAAAACACTGATTCTGTTCTCGACGAGAGATGGGCAAACGCGCGAGATTGCCGCTTTCATTGCGTCTGAACTCAAAGAGCAGGGCATCTATTCTGACTTAGTCAATCTCAATCGAACGGATGATATCGACTGGGCGCTTTATGATCGGGTCGTTATTGGTGCCTCTATCCGTTATGGCCATTACCATCCAGCACTGGAAAGCTTTATTAAAAAGCACCTGCATGCGCTGGAGTCTTTGCCGGGGGCATTCTTTTCAGTAAACCTGGTCGCACGTAAAGCAGAGAAGCGTACGCCTCAAACAAACAGTTATACGCGTAAATTCCTGCTTAGCTCCCCGTGGCAGCCGACGCTGTGCGCC
The Klebsiella sp. RIT-PI-d genome window above contains:
- the trkH gene encoding Trk system potassium transporter TrkH, which encodes MHFRAITRIVGLLVILFSGTMILPGLVALIYRDGAGRAFTQTFFVALAIGSLLWWPNRRQKGELKSREGFLIVVLFWTVLGSVGALPFVFSERPNLTITDAFFESFSGLTTTGATTLVGLDSLPHGILFYRQMLQWFGGMGIIVLAVAILPILGVGGMQLYRAEMPGPLKDNKMRPRIAETAKTLWLIYVLLTVACALALWFAGMPAFDAIGHSFSTIAIGGFSTHDASIGYFDSPTINTIIAIFLLISGCNYGLHFSLLSGRNLKVYWRDPEFRMFIGVQLTLVVICTLVLWFHDVYNAAITTLNQAFFQVVSMATTAGFTTDSIARWPLFLPVLLLCSAFIGGCAGSTGGGLKVIRILLLFKQGNRELKRLIHPNAVYSIKLGNRALPERILEAVWGFFSAYALVFIVSMLAIIATGVDDFSAFASVVATLNNLGPGLGVVADNFASMNPVAKWILIANMLFGRLEVFTLLVLFTPTFWRD
- the hemG gene encoding menaquinone-dependent protoporphyrinogen IX dehydrogenase; this encodes MKTLILFSTRDGQTREIAAFIASELKEQGIYSDLVNLNRTDDIDWALYDRVVIGASIRYGHYHPALESFIKKHLHALESLPGAFFSVNLVARKAEKRTPQTNSYTRKFLLSSPWQPTLCAVFAGALRYPHYRWYDRMMIRLIMKMTGGETDTRKEVVYTDWNQAAVFAREIAQITANSSLK